A portion of the Edaphobacter lichenicola genome contains these proteins:
- a CDS encoding nuclear transport factor 2 family protein: MRLLLLVPLFVLFAAPSHAQTSSGAMPAPVEIVKLEQNLWTTMAEGDFATVRGLFTSDFIQVNDHIQALDTLLITLKHCKLESYELRDLQVRILTPDSAMTAYHVVNNFNCGTVDAPQAKSNDNNAITVWVRHANGKRWLAQAHAEVPASAETTK, translated from the coding sequence ATGCGTCTCCTCCTCCTGGTTCCACTCTTCGTTTTGTTTGCCGCTCCCTCTCACGCGCAGACCTCTTCGGGCGCGATGCCTGCGCCGGTCGAGATTGTCAAACTTGAACAGAACCTTTGGACAACAATGGCTGAAGGTGACTTCGCCACAGTACGCGGTCTCTTTACATCCGACTTTATCCAGGTGAACGATCATATTCAGGCGCTCGATACTCTTCTGATTACGCTCAAACACTGCAAGCTGGAGTCATATGAGCTGCGCGATCTGCAAGTCCGCATCCTGACTCCGGACTCTGCAATGACTGCGTATCACGTTGTCAACAACTTCAACTGTGGCACCGTGGACGCGCCGCAAGCCAAGAGCAACGATAACAACGCTATAACCGTCTGGGTTCGTCACGCCAATGGAAAGAGATGGCTGGCACAGGCTCACGCGGAGGTTCCTGCAAGCGCGGAGACGACGAAGTAG
- the gyrA gene encoding DNA gyrase subunit A, with amino-acid sequence MADDLFPQDPNNPPSPQDANSNNPPPAGSPPDGPSTVQGRGAAFMLSINIEEEMRRSYLDYSMSVIIGRALPDVRDGLKPVHRRILYGMQEMGLQFNKKYTKSAKVVGHVMGNYHPHGDSAIYDTMVRLAQPFSLRYLLVDGQGNFGSVDGDSAAAMRYTESRLTRLAGEMLADIDYDTVDFSPNYDESSLEPTVLPARIPNLIVNGSSGIAVGMATNIPPHNLTEIVNACISLLQKSPQDHRSDLDLVLEHVLGPDFPTGGYLFGKTNIPNAYRTGRGRFMMRAKASIENISGGRQAIIVTEIPYQVNKSKLIERIAELVNEGVITDIARDEFRDESDRDGMRIVIGLKRGAEHQIVLNQLHKHTQMQESFSMIFLAVHNGQPKELPLDQAIRAFLDHRVEVVRRRTAFLLNKARDREHILLGYQIALDHLDNVIKIIRQSSSRADARENLFSYFSNKRINLRGTELAGVTLNPAKYNVDMTFSTTGTLILSYKQIDAILELQLYRLTQLSIDELLKELAEVRDNITEFESILASPAKLRKVIVKELTEIRDKYGDARRTTIIDETAELQLEDLITDEQVAVTVSNTGYLKRTPISIYRQQRRGGTGRLGMKTREEDFVAQLIIDSTHAYLLCFTNTGRVYWLKVYEVPDVGAAGKGKAMASLVALQPGEKVVTILPVRDLEEESKYILFATRNGTVKKTALKDFSNVMARGIIAINIEKDDELITARITDGQQVIFLATHDGMAIRFNEMDLRPMGRPATGNRGISLKKGDYLIGAAVTPSNEARNRKRLELAASKGLTNQVEAVLDEATVSTESQPLELAEPGELAAPGVSEEVSAKLEKLDKQLGLTPCLILSVTENGYGKRTDVDQYRLQTRGGKGVINVKTAAKNGKVTGINLVDETSELMVISQFGKIIRIDTKSIRAAGRSTQGVKLLDLEDQDKVAAAVVIPPEEAKTQPEEGTLLQ; translated from the coding sequence ATGGCAGACGATCTCTTTCCGCAAGACCCGAATAACCCACCTTCCCCGCAGGACGCGAACTCCAACAATCCTCCCCCCGCAGGCTCTCCTCCCGATGGCCCCTCGACCGTGCAGGGGCGCGGAGCGGCCTTCATGCTCTCTATCAATATTGAAGAGGAGATGCGCCGGTCGTATCTCGACTACTCCATGTCGGTCATCATCGGACGAGCTCTTCCAGATGTCCGAGACGGGCTCAAGCCGGTGCATCGTCGCATCCTGTATGGCATGCAGGAGATGGGTCTTCAGTTCAATAAGAAGTACACCAAGTCCGCTAAAGTCGTCGGCCACGTCATGGGAAACTACCATCCCCACGGCGACTCGGCTATCTATGACACGATGGTCCGGCTCGCGCAGCCATTTTCGCTCCGCTATCTGTTGGTAGACGGCCAGGGAAACTTCGGCTCAGTTGATGGCGACTCCGCCGCTGCCATGCGTTACACCGAGTCCCGCCTTACACGGCTCGCTGGCGAGATGCTGGCTGACATCGACTATGACACCGTTGACTTCTCTCCCAACTACGACGAGTCCTCGCTTGAGCCGACCGTGCTGCCGGCGCGCATCCCGAATCTCATCGTCAACGGCAGTTCAGGAATCGCCGTTGGCATGGCGACCAACATCCCGCCGCACAACCTTACCGAGATTGTGAACGCCTGCATCTCGCTTTTGCAGAAGTCTCCGCAGGACCATCGCTCCGACCTTGACCTGGTTCTCGAGCACGTCCTCGGCCCTGACTTTCCGACCGGTGGCTATCTCTTCGGCAAGACGAACATCCCCAACGCCTACCGTACTGGCCGCGGACGATTCATGATGCGCGCCAAGGCTTCCATTGAGAACATCTCCGGTGGGCGTCAGGCAATCATCGTCACCGAGATCCCTTATCAGGTGAACAAGTCCAAGCTCATCGAACGTATCGCCGAGCTCGTAAATGAGGGTGTCATCACTGACATTGCCCGCGATGAGTTCCGCGATGAGTCGGACCGTGACGGTATGCGCATCGTGATTGGTCTTAAGCGCGGGGCAGAGCATCAGATTGTGCTCAATCAACTTCACAAGCACACGCAGATGCAGGAGTCGTTCTCGATGATCTTCCTGGCTGTCCACAACGGTCAGCCAAAGGAGCTCCCACTCGATCAGGCCATTCGTGCGTTCCTTGATCATCGTGTCGAGGTTGTTCGCCGCCGGACCGCATTCCTGCTCAACAAGGCTCGGGATCGCGAGCATATTCTTCTGGGTTACCAGATCGCGTTGGATCATCTGGATAACGTGATTAAGATCATCCGTCAGTCGAGCAGTCGCGCGGATGCTCGTGAGAACTTGTTCTCGTATTTCTCGAATAAACGGATCAATCTGCGTGGGACTGAGCTTGCTGGTGTGACGTTGAATCCGGCTAAGTACAACGTGGATATGACGTTTAGTACAACTGGGACGCTGATTCTTTCTTATAAGCAGATTGACGCAATCCTTGAACTGCAGCTGTACCGGCTTACGCAACTCTCTATTGATGAACTACTTAAGGAGCTTGCTGAGGTTCGCGACAATATCACGGAGTTCGAGTCGATCCTCGCGTCGCCGGCTAAGCTGCGTAAGGTGATCGTCAAAGAACTTACCGAGATTCGCGACAAGTATGGCGATGCTCGCCGTACGACCATCATTGACGAGACGGCGGAGCTGCAACTTGAGGATCTCATTACAGATGAACAAGTTGCGGTGACGGTTTCGAATACGGGCTATCTCAAGCGCACGCCCATTTCTATCTATAGACAGCAGCGGCGTGGGGGTACGGGGCGGCTTGGGATGAAGACCCGTGAGGAGGACTTCGTCGCGCAGCTCATTATTGATTCAACGCACGCCTATCTCCTTTGTTTTACGAACACTGGCCGGGTTTACTGGCTCAAAGTGTATGAAGTTCCTGACGTCGGGGCCGCTGGTAAGGGGAAGGCGATGGCTTCGCTGGTTGCGCTGCAGCCGGGGGAGAAAGTCGTTACGATTCTGCCAGTTAGGGATCTTGAGGAGGAGAGCAAGTACATCCTCTTTGCGACTCGCAATGGGACGGTGAAGAAGACGGCGCTGAAGGACTTCTCGAATGTGATGGCGCGCGGGATTATTGCTATCAATATTGAGAAGGACGATGAGCTGATTACGGCGCGCATTACGGATGGGCAGCAGGTGATCTTCCTGGCGACGCATGATGGTATGGCCATTCGTTTCAACGAGATGGATCTGCGGCCCATGGGTCGTCCGGCTACCGGAAATCGCGGAATATCGCTGAAGAAGGGCGATTATTTGATTGGGGCGGCGGTTACGCCTTCGAATGAGGCGCGGAACCGGAAGCGACTGGAACTTGCTGCATCGAAGGGGCTTACGAACCAGGTGGAAGCTGTGCTCGATGAGGCTACGGTGTCAACGGAGTCGCAGCCGCTGGAGCTTGCGGAGCCGGGCGAACTGGCTGCACCGGGGGTTTCGGAGGAGGTTTCGGCGAAGCTGGAGAAGCTGGATAAGCAGCTTGGGCTTACGCCTTGCCTGATCCTTTCGGTGACGGAGAATGGGTACGGCAAGCGGACCGACGTTGACCAGTACCGCCTGCAAACTCGTGGTGGTAAAGGGGTTATCAACGTCAAGACAGCGGCGAAGAATGGTAAGGTGACAGGGATTAATCTTGTGGATGAGACGAGCGAGCTGATGGTGATCAGTCAGTTTGGGAAGATTATCCGCATTGATACCAAGTCGATCCGGGCGGCTGGGCGCAGTACGCAGGGGGTGAAGCTGCTCGACCTGGAAGATCAGGATAAGGTGGCTGCTGCCGTCGTGATTCCGCCGGAAGAGGCCAAGACACAGCCTGAAGAAGGAACTTTGTTGCAGTAA
- a CDS encoding sulfatase-like hydrolase/transferase: protein MRPLTHPITIAFGLANLYLLDLTGPLISTGHDVIYHLIGSASTVIIPVVVYVVLLSALITGLLFLAERPGPLRVIIWSALLLAIPSILLHTITNFSGDEVPDWITFTVAPLCVVALIVVSIFWKRFLPRFESVQPAAATILGFFAFTGVLIFAQLIWNGWQARNLNPAPTLHQAGVSPARHPRIIWIVFDELSYQQLYERRFSGLELPAFDRLAAQSTVFTHAVPTGEYTRTILPSLFTGIPASAIDVSARGTLLGLRNSSGGKWSGFQQHQTVFQDAINAGYTTGLAGWYNPYCRILPEVLDHCFWTYRESTPANLSPHRSVAVNLIRPFRYLWLDIKHLFGRGRGAPSDESRDIRQHSMDYRRLYAAGDAYLADPSIDFLFLHMPIPHPYGFYDRATKTFASKHTSYVDNLALTDLYLAHVRQLLEERGEWDSATVVVMGDHSWRTSLIWVDSMTWTDEDQTASKGGEFDDRPAYIVKLPNQQTSARIDETFPAIRTRALLDALLRDQLRTPDDLRTWVSSKK, encoded by the coding sequence GTGAGACCTCTCACACACCCAATCACGATCGCCTTCGGTCTTGCAAATCTTTATCTGCTTGATCTCACCGGCCCTCTGATCTCAACCGGGCACGATGTGATATATCACCTCATCGGTTCGGCTTCGACGGTCATCATTCCGGTTGTGGTGTATGTCGTTCTCCTCTCGGCTCTCATTACGGGCCTGCTCTTTCTTGCAGAGAGGCCCGGCCCTCTTCGCGTCATTATCTGGTCGGCCCTCCTTCTGGCAATCCCTTCTATCCTTCTACACACGATCACCAATTTTTCGGGGGACGAGGTTCCCGACTGGATCACCTTCACCGTCGCTCCGCTCTGTGTTGTTGCGCTGATCGTGGTCTCGATTTTCTGGAAGAGATTTTTGCCGCGATTTGAGTCGGTCCAACCGGCCGCGGCGACCATTCTCGGCTTCTTTGCCTTTACCGGCGTGCTGATCTTCGCACAGTTGATCTGGAACGGCTGGCAGGCGCGCAACCTGAACCCTGCGCCCACATTGCATCAAGCGGGGGTCTCTCCGGCACGCCACCCGCGCATCATCTGGATCGTATTTGATGAATTGTCCTACCAACAGCTCTATGAGCGCCGCTTCAGCGGGCTTGAGCTTCCCGCGTTTGATCGGCTCGCCGCACAATCCACTGTCTTTACCCACGCCGTGCCGACGGGCGAATATACCCGCACCATCCTGCCTAGTCTCTTCACCGGTATTCCTGCAAGCGCCATCGATGTCTCTGCGCGTGGCACACTGCTTGGTTTGCGGAACTCCTCTGGGGGCAAGTGGAGCGGGTTCCAGCAACACCAAACCGTATTCCAGGATGCCATCAACGCTGGCTATACCACTGGCCTCGCCGGCTGGTACAACCCCTACTGCCGCATCCTGCCTGAGGTTCTTGACCACTGCTTCTGGACCTATCGCGAATCGACACCTGCTAATTTGTCGCCCCATCGCTCAGTCGCCGTCAATCTTATTCGTCCGTTTCGCTACCTTTGGCTCGACATCAAACATCTCTTCGGGCGCGGACGCGGTGCACCCTCCGACGAGTCGCGCGACATTCGTCAGCACTCCATGGACTATCGACGGCTCTACGCTGCAGGTGATGCTTATCTTGCCGATCCGTCGATCGATTTCCTCTTTCTCCACATGCCCATCCCGCACCCCTACGGCTTCTATGACCGCGCCACAAAAACCTTCGCCAGCAAACACACTTCGTACGTCGACAATCTTGCGCTGACTGATCTCTATCTTGCGCACGTCCGTCAGCTTCTCGAAGAGCGTGGCGAATGGGATTCCGCGACGGTTGTCGTCATGGGCGACCACTCGTGGCGGACGAGCCTCATCTGGGTTGACTCCATGACCTGGACTGATGAAGATCAGACCGCGAGCAAAGGAGGCGAGTTTGATGATCGCCCGGCGTATATCGTCAAGCTGCCCAATCAGCAGACATCGGCGCGAATCGACGAGACATTCCCTGCGATTCGTACTCGCGCACTGCTCGATGCTCTGTTACGAGATCAACTTCGCACCCCGGATGACCTTCGAACCTGGGTGAGTTCGAAAAAGTAA
- a CDS encoding DUF3606 domain-containing protein, translating to MSHPDPALPHEHEEVEKSKARAPHAEHVETEKGPHDPKEINPKMSSDIHYWAKEFGVTGDALHEAIRVHGTHVDKVRAALHPHKTA from the coding sequence ATGTCGCATCCAGATCCGGCACTTCCGCACGAACACGAAGAGGTTGAGAAGTCTAAGGCTCGCGCACCGCATGCGGAGCACGTTGAGACAGAGAAGGGTCCGCATGATCCTAAGGAGATCAATCCGAAGATGTCGTCGGATATTCACTACTGGGCGAAGGAGTTTGGTGTGACCGGCGATGCGCTGCATGAGGCGATCCGGGTGCATGGGACGCATGTGGATAAGGTTCGGGCCGCGCTGCATCCGCATAAGACGGCTTGA
- a CDS encoding TonB-dependent receptor, with amino-acid sequence MQTAIKPFLNLIRNKAVFFSFVAVAMLLIAPNSYAQETGQIAGTVTDSSGATVAGAVLTAKNVNTNAVRSVTTTNSGSFDFTNLEPATYEVTSQPAGFAVYKAKVELPVGAHITLDVKLAVGSNATTVEVSAASGVQVNTQTQELSQVVDRQQVSQLPSLTRNPYDFVALSGNISSGDDSGPGKSQNATSRGVGFSINGQRSTGTEILLDGVENISVFGEGVGILVPIDAVQEFSVMTSNFLPQYGRASGGVVNVATRSGSNSFHGNVWEFNRLAAYTSNTVTNAQEGIDKGQYTRNQFGFAVGGPILKDKLFFFGSTEWIRVRSSAASSAAVPTSQFLSLAAPNIQNYFSTYGANQSFNVISTTDNATIAANNGGTPIANVPLSTPVFQTVGFNAPGDAGGGVPQNTYNIVGRVDYNLGEKTQMFFRYVDYNELDEAGSQFSSPYAAYNVGQSIKNQAYLFSATHEFTPVISSITKLSFSRFNTSLSYDKSLQNVPTLVTSVNASLPGSPSTLIQLPGFYDTNPGDGGLPFGGPQNTVQINQDLSVVKGKHSAQFGGQILYIQDNEAYGAYAQANEQLGVNKAAGLQNLQSGDLFEFQAAVNPNGALPCVANQYTGELTQTPGCSINLPATSPSFARSNRFHDWAVYGQDTLKLTPKMTLNYGLRYEYYGVQHNNNGSLDSNFFFGPGSNLAQQIRSGQVLTSPNSPVGGLWSPQYGTASPRIGFAYDVFGNGKTSFRGGYGISYERNFGNVTFNVIQNPPNYAVIVVNNTVVTNSNAGPLAGGSGNVALPPTSLRNVSQNIRTAQTQFWSAAIEQELAPGTIFSLQYVGSRGLHLYDIKNYNGIGSGNALLGDPVTDPNPADSDPVTGAPQALTRLNPQYSNINNRGSNGDSYYEGMNIQLQSRNLYHSGVSLVANYTFAHETDDLSTTFSETNNAFSLGYTDPFNPSLDHGNGDLDIRNRFVIAPIYRTPTLQRGLLNEALGGWQVTGIYTVRTGTPFTYFDSTNNQSGYNVARYTPADGVVPQRTFKKIPGGTSSGGSNSYAIGTLPDAYSFGNPDLLGASDWGPFPSTMTARNAFRGPGAWSFDASVSKTFPIHEQINLEFRAEAFDLLNHHNLYIQEAENDVANGNNEIFASKGGIGAGTPAGANDERRFGQFALKINF; translated from the coding sequence ATGCAAACAGCTATTAAGCCATTTTTAAATCTTATTCGGAATAAGGCTGTCTTTTTTAGCTTTGTTGCCGTCGCGATGCTTCTGATAGCTCCGAACTCCTATGCCCAGGAAACCGGTCAAATTGCCGGTACGGTGACCGACTCGTCAGGTGCAACGGTTGCTGGTGCTGTGTTGACGGCGAAGAATGTCAACACGAATGCGGTTCGTTCCGTGACAACGACAAACTCGGGTAGTTTTGATTTTACGAACCTCGAGCCTGCAACCTATGAAGTGACTTCGCAACCTGCTGGCTTTGCTGTATATAAGGCCAAGGTTGAACTCCCAGTGGGAGCTCATATCACTTTAGACGTAAAGCTCGCTGTCGGTTCGAACGCCACGACTGTTGAAGTCAGTGCTGCAAGCGGTGTGCAGGTGAACACCCAAACACAAGAGCTCTCGCAGGTTGTCGACCGGCAGCAAGTCTCGCAGCTGCCAAGCTTAACTCGCAATCCTTACGACTTCGTCGCTCTGTCCGGCAATATCTCCTCAGGAGACGACTCTGGTCCCGGTAAATCACAGAACGCTACGTCGCGTGGAGTTGGTTTCAGCATAAATGGGCAGCGTTCGACTGGCACGGAGATCCTTCTAGACGGTGTAGAGAACATCAGCGTCTTCGGTGAAGGGGTTGGAATTCTGGTTCCAATCGATGCTGTTCAAGAGTTCAGCGTTATGACGAGCAACTTCCTCCCGCAGTATGGACGTGCCTCGGGGGGCGTAGTCAATGTGGCTACCCGAAGTGGCTCGAACTCGTTTCACGGAAACGTCTGGGAGTTTAACCGTCTCGCCGCTTACACGTCGAATACTGTGACGAATGCCCAGGAAGGCATAGACAAAGGTCAATACACCCGCAACCAGTTTGGTTTCGCGGTAGGTGGCCCAATCTTGAAGGATAAGTTGTTCTTCTTCGGCAGTACAGAGTGGATTCGAGTTCGCAGTTCCGCGGCGAGTAGTGCAGCCGTTCCTACCTCGCAGTTTCTCAGTCTAGCTGCGCCGAACATTCAAAACTACTTCAGCACCTACGGCGCCAATCAATCTTTCAATGTCATTAGCACAACTGACAATGCTACGATCGCCGCCAACAACGGTGGAACGCCGATCGCAAATGTACCTCTCAGCACGCCAGTGTTCCAGACCGTCGGGTTTAACGCCCCTGGCGACGCAGGTGGTGGAGTTCCTCAGAACACCTACAATATCGTTGGCCGTGTGGACTACAACCTGGGTGAGAAGACCCAGATGTTCTTCCGGTATGTGGACTACAACGAGCTTGACGAGGCTGGATCACAGTTCTCTTCGCCTTACGCTGCATACAATGTGGGACAAAGTATCAAGAACCAGGCTTATCTCTTCAGTGCGACTCACGAGTTTACTCCCGTCATTTCGTCGATCACAAAGTTGAGCTTTAGCCGCTTCAATACCTCGTTGTCGTATGACAAGAGTTTGCAGAACGTTCCAACACTCGTAACCTCTGTCAACGCGTCGCTTCCCGGGTCCCCCTCTACGCTGATTCAGCTCCCGGGCTTCTACGACACCAACCCTGGCGATGGCGGTCTTCCGTTTGGCGGCCCGCAGAATACGGTCCAGATCAATCAGGATCTGAGCGTCGTAAAAGGCAAGCACTCTGCACAATTCGGCGGCCAGATTCTCTATATCCAGGACAACGAGGCTTACGGCGCTTACGCCCAGGCGAACGAGCAACTCGGTGTGAACAAGGCGGCTGGACTCCAGAATCTCCAAAGCGGCGATCTCTTTGAGTTCCAAGCTGCGGTTAATCCCAATGGTGCGCTTCCTTGCGTTGCGAACCAATATACGGGCGAACTGACACAAACGCCCGGTTGCTCGATTAATTTACCGGCGACTTCACCAAGCTTCGCGCGCAGCAACCGATTTCATGACTGGGCTGTTTATGGACAGGACACCCTCAAGCTAACGCCAAAGATGACCCTCAACTATGGCTTGCGGTACGAGTACTACGGTGTGCAGCACAACAATAACGGAAGCCTCGATTCGAACTTCTTCTTCGGCCCGGGCTCGAACCTGGCGCAACAGATTCGTTCGGGTCAGGTTCTAACCTCTCCTAATAGCCCTGTTGGCGGTCTCTGGAGTCCTCAGTACGGAACTGCCTCTCCGCGTATCGGCTTTGCCTACGACGTATTCGGAAATGGCAAAACCTCGTTCCGTGGAGGATACGGAATCAGCTACGAGCGCAACTTCGGCAACGTCACCTTCAATGTGATCCAGAATCCGCCGAACTACGCTGTCATTGTTGTCAATAACACAGTAGTGACCAACTCGAATGCCGGACCGTTGGCTGGAGGCTCAGGTAATGTTGCCCTGCCGCCGACCAGTCTCCGTAACGTCTCCCAAAATATCCGCACTGCACAGACGCAGTTCTGGAGCGCCGCTATCGAACAGGAGCTTGCTCCCGGTACTATCTTTTCACTGCAGTACGTAGGGTCACGTGGTCTTCACCTCTACGACATCAAGAACTATAACGGGATTGGTAGCGGCAACGCGCTGCTTGGCGATCCGGTCACGGATCCTAATCCAGCGGATAGCGATCCTGTTACTGGAGCACCTCAGGCGCTTACTCGCTTGAATCCTCAATACTCCAACATCAATAACCGCGGATCGAACGGAGATTCCTACTACGAGGGAATGAACATCCAACTCCAGAGCCGCAACCTGTATCACTCGGGTGTCAGCCTCGTCGCGAACTATACGTTTGCTCATGAGACCGACGACCTAAGCACGACCTTCTCGGAGACGAACAACGCGTTCAGCTTGGGGTATACCGATCCGTTCAATCCCAGCCTGGATCATGGCAACGGAGATCTCGATATCCGTAACCGCTTCGTGATCGCTCCTATCTATCGCACGCCAACATTGCAACGTGGACTCCTCAACGAGGCTCTGGGTGGGTGGCAGGTTACCGGTATCTATACCGTCCGGACCGGCACGCCTTTCACCTACTTCGACAGCACCAACAATCAGTCCGGATACAACGTGGCACGTTACACTCCGGCAGATGGAGTCGTTCCTCAGCGCACCTTCAAGAAGATTCCGGGTGGGACCAGCAGTGGTGGTTCCAACTCTTACGCCATCGGAACCCTCCCTGATGCGTACTCATTCGGCAACCCTGACTTGCTTGGCGCGTCTGACTGGGGTCCGTTCCCATCCACTATGACAGCTCGCAACGCTTTCCGTGGGCCTGGTGCATGGAGTTTCGATGCGTCCGTCAGCAAAACGTTCCCAATCCATGAGCAGATAAATCTTGAGTTCCGTGCTGAAGCATTCGATTTGCTCAATCACCACAACCTTTACATTCAGGAAGCCGAGAACGACGTTGCCAACGGCAACAATGAAATCTTCGCGTCCAAGGGCGGCATTGGAGCGGGCACCCCCGCCGGCGCTAATGACGAACGGCGCTTCGGACAATTTGCTTTGAAGATCAACTTCTAA
- a CDS encoding nucleoside 2-deoxyribosyltransferase codes for MYIDPDFDNLSTNASCPICGGDAYSHSENAILIVCKICGKYRFDIFARAYLSAIAKDRKSDVYKISSELRSISERARGKRDNSFFPTLSSEDFDRMLDLADPSVPEKLRLLFTYVTGLTQFPGEKRVFDNSNDYPIVCAKNAEESQFYMRGLEEQGFLELDPPRTTSLSPKFTITTRGWQEIDRLAREVIDSKNAFIAMWFDASRAPFEKAINRAIENAGYLPVRIDRIEHVNRIDDEIIARIRQSKFLISDFTGQRNGVYFEAGFMLGLGRPVIWICEQSDLKNLHFDTRQYNTINYTNPLDLETRLQFRIEAVLGKGK; via the coding sequence ATGTACATTGATCCAGACTTCGACAACCTCTCGACTAACGCCTCGTGTCCGATCTGCGGCGGTGACGCATACAGCCATAGTGAAAACGCAATTCTTATTGTCTGCAAGATTTGCGGTAAGTATCGGTTTGATATCTTCGCGCGAGCTTATTTATCCGCCATTGCGAAAGATCGGAAATCGGATGTCTACAAAATATCAAGTGAACTCCGATCCATATCAGAACGAGCGCGCGGAAAGCGAGACAACTCATTCTTTCCTACTCTGTCCTCTGAGGACTTTGACCGGATGCTGGACCTAGCCGACCCTTCCGTTCCAGAAAAGCTGCGACTGCTTTTTACTTATGTGACAGGCCTCACACAATTTCCGGGTGAAAAACGTGTCTTCGATAATTCCAACGACTATCCGATCGTTTGTGCAAAGAATGCTGAAGAATCGCAGTTTTATATGCGTGGATTGGAGGAACAGGGCTTCTTAGAGCTTGACCCGCCTCGGACAACCAGCCTGTCGCCCAAATTCACTATCACCACTCGTGGATGGCAAGAGATAGATCGCCTAGCCCGCGAAGTCATTGACTCAAAGAACGCCTTTATAGCGATGTGGTTTGATGCGTCTCGCGCACCATTTGAAAAAGCAATAAATCGAGCGATCGAAAACGCAGGTTATCTTCCAGTGCGAATAGATCGCATTGAGCACGTAAACAGAATTGATGATGAAATAATCGCGAGAATTCGGCAGTCCAAATTTCTAATATCTGATTTCACCGGCCAACGAAATGGCGTGTACTTCGAAGCCGGCTTCATGTTGGGTCTAGGCCGTCCTGTCATTTGGATCTGCGAGCAGTCAGATCTTAAGAATTTGCATTTCGACACGAGGCAATACAACACGATCAATTACACTAACCCACTTGATCTAGAAACACGGCTTCAATTTCGAATTGAAGCCGTGTTGGGCAAAGGCAAATAG
- a CDS encoding choice-of-anchor R domain-containing protein, with the protein MRSNTVGTLSILALVVVLLTSTSASHADTLFTNFGPNHSFENLYGGWVIGQCCDSGDEVLAFPFMPDETATLTNALLALQSEQGASPINLYLEASDAAGAPGAILDQFTQNGSILPTASVVNFTCASCPVLDEGTLYFLVAQEANPPDWGDWGYTLDSIDTYGFGYGISYFDSNGSPEGPWTQTLDAFPAYEVDGIATTPEPPTIVLFTFGAIGLVAIGCRRLA; encoded by the coding sequence ATGCGGAGCAACACCGTAGGTACGCTTTCCATTCTGGCGTTGGTTGTGGTCTTACTAACATCTACGTCCGCTTCACACGCCGATACGCTCTTTACAAACTTCGGCCCTAACCACTCCTTCGAGAACCTTTACGGCGGCTGGGTCATCGGACAGTGTTGCGACAGCGGCGACGAAGTCCTCGCCTTTCCCTTCATGCCTGACGAAACCGCCACCCTCACCAATGCTCTCCTCGCCCTGCAAAGCGAACAAGGAGCCAGCCCCATCAATCTCTACCTCGAAGCGAGCGACGCCGCCGGAGCCCCTGGTGCCATCCTCGATCAGTTCACCCAGAACGGCAGCATCTTGCCGACTGCTTCAGTCGTCAACTTCACCTGCGCTTCTTGCCCTGTGCTCGACGAGGGCACCCTCTACTTTCTCGTCGCCCAGGAGGCCAATCCACCCGACTGGGGAGACTGGGGCTACACCCTCGACAGCATCGACACCTATGGCTTTGGTTACGGAATATCCTACTTCGACTCGAATGGAAGCCCCGAAGGACCTTGGACTCAAACCTTGGACGCCTTTCCTGCTTATGAGGTCGACGGCATCGCCACCACCCCCGAGCCGCCCACTATAGTCCTCTTCACCTTCGGAGCCATCGGCCTCGTAGCCATCGGTTGCAGAAGGCTCGCCTGA
- a CDS encoding CsbD family protein has translation MKGLPWIIVGIGVGAVVTYILFNEPQPEYDTSYDGFADVARKTFSWGTKKQAEGKVGAFAGAVKQGIGNLTNNPNLADEGAADRVAGKVKDAAGQLGQAVGQTIHDLNK, from the coding sequence ATGAAGGGTCTTCCCTGGATCATTGTCGGTATTGGAGTCGGTGCCGTCGTCACTTACATCCTGTTCAACGAGCCCCAACCGGAGTACGACACCAGCTACGACGGATTCGCAGACGTCGCCCGCAAGACCTTCTCCTGGGGCACCAAAAAGCAGGCCGAAGGTAAGGTCGGCGCATTCGCAGGAGCCGTCAAGCAAGGTATCGGCAACCTCACCAACAACCCCAACCTCGCCGACGAAGGCGCTGCCGACCGCGTCGCAGGCAAAGTCAAGGATGCTGCCGGCCAACTCGGCCAGGCCGTAGGCCAAACCATCCACGACCTCAACAAATAA